In Streptomyces canus, one DNA window encodes the following:
- a CDS encoding aldehyde dehydrogenase family protein translates to MTENTPTITRDGVIGYDATEIVTIDQATGAEFARYPVAGKEEAAAAVAAARSVTEAWWDLGFEGRAERLRAWRRQIASSGEEGAALIHAENGKPLDDARVEVLGTLEHVQYAADNAARVLERREVQGSPTTPNQRAWVEYQPYGVVGVIGPWNFPLLTPAAILVDALAAGNAVILKPSQITPGVAEWLVRTWQRAVPDLPAVLQNLNGYGATGQALIEAGLDKLAFTGSVATGKTVAAQCARTLTPVLLELGGKDGVIIAEDADLDEAAAHVVWGAMQNTGHGCISLEVAYVVESVHDEFVRKISELAGQVRVGSDEDAEIGPVPLPSQTSIIREHIQDALERGATATVGGLDAVGDRYVAPTILVGVAPDALAATEETFGPTLAVIKVADADEAVAHINAGRYGLGSAVFSRDRGEAIARRLRVGMTSINDALVFSMNPAVPFGGRGDSGYGRKQGDEGLREFAYAHSFTAKTGPARFSASTFGRPQGAMAGALAGARNRILAESGEKSD, encoded by the coding sequence ATGACCGAGAACACCCCGACGATCACCCGTGACGGCGTCATCGGATACGACGCGACCGAGATCGTCACCATCGACCAGGCCACCGGAGCCGAGTTCGCGCGATACCCCGTGGCCGGCAAGGAAGAGGCTGCCGCAGCCGTCGCCGCCGCACGCTCGGTCACCGAGGCCTGGTGGGACCTCGGATTCGAAGGCCGGGCGGAGCGGCTGCGCGCGTGGCGGCGGCAGATAGCTTCGAGCGGTGAGGAGGGCGCCGCACTCATTCACGCCGAGAACGGCAAGCCCCTCGACGACGCCCGCGTGGAGGTGCTCGGCACGCTCGAGCACGTGCAGTACGCCGCTGACAACGCCGCGCGCGTCCTGGAGCGCCGAGAGGTTCAGGGCAGCCCCACCACGCCCAACCAGCGTGCGTGGGTCGAATACCAGCCCTACGGAGTGGTCGGCGTCATCGGCCCCTGGAACTTCCCCCTGCTCACTCCCGCGGCCATCCTCGTCGACGCGCTCGCGGCCGGGAACGCCGTAATCCTCAAGCCAAGCCAGATCACGCCCGGCGTCGCCGAATGGCTCGTCCGAACCTGGCAGCGTGCCGTTCCGGACCTGCCGGCCGTCCTGCAGAACCTGAACGGATACGGGGCCACGGGGCAGGCGCTCATCGAGGCCGGCCTCGACAAACTCGCGTTCACGGGCAGCGTCGCCACGGGCAAAACGGTGGCCGCCCAATGCGCTCGGACCCTGACCCCCGTTCTGCTGGAACTCGGTGGCAAGGACGGCGTCATCATCGCCGAGGACGCCGACCTGGACGAAGCCGCCGCTCACGTCGTGTGGGGTGCCATGCAGAACACCGGGCACGGGTGCATCAGTCTCGAAGTGGCCTACGTCGTCGAATCGGTGCACGACGAGTTCGTCCGGAAGATCAGTGAGCTTGCCGGGCAGGTACGCGTCGGCAGCGACGAGGATGCGGAGATCGGGCCGGTTCCGCTGCCGAGCCAGACCTCCATCATCCGCGAACACATCCAGGACGCTCTGGAGCGCGGCGCGACAGCCACCGTCGGCGGCCTCGACGCGGTGGGTGACCGCTATGTCGCGCCCACCATCCTGGTCGGAGTGGCCCCAGACGCCCTCGCGGCGACGGAGGAGACGTTCGGGCCCACGCTGGCGGTCATCAAGGTCGCCGACGCCGATGAGGCCGTCGCTCACATCAACGCCGGCCGGTACGGACTGGGCAGCGCCGTCTTCAGCCGCGACCGCGGTGAAGCCATCGCCCGTCGGCTCCGCGTGGGAATGACCAGCATCAACGATGCCCTGGTGTTCTCCATGAATCCCGCGGTGCCTTTCGGCGGTCGCGGCGACAGCGGTTACGGGCGCAAGCAGGGGGACGAGGGGCTGCGGGAATTCGCCTACGCGCACTCCTTCACCGCCAAGACCGGCCCCGCCCGGTTCTCCGCCTCGACCTTCGGCAGGCCACAGGGGGCCATGGCGGGAGCCCTCGCCGGCGCCCGTAACAGGATCCTGGCCGAGAGCGGCGAGAAGTCGGACTGA